A window of the Eubalaena glacialis isolate mEubGla1 chromosome 9, mEubGla1.1.hap2.+ XY, whole genome shotgun sequence genome harbors these coding sequences:
- the HABP4 gene encoding intracellular hyaluronan-binding protein 4 yields the protein MKGALGSPVAAAAAGAAMQESFGCVVANRFHQLLDDESDPFDILREAERRRQQQLQRKRRDEAAGAAAGAGNRGGRSPAGASGHRPGAGGGRRESQKERKSLPAPGAQQPDSPGGGPQPPGQKRTSRRGEQQGWSETRGTEVTLDRAERRSYREYRPYETERQADFTPEKFTDEKPVDRFDRDRPLRGRGGPRGGMRSRGRGGPGNRAFDGFDQRGKREFERYSGNDKIAIRTEDNMGGYGVRTWGSGKDTSDMDLTAPMEETTVVEESLGPLEAESPAKVPELEVEEETQVQEMTLDEWKNLQEQTRPKPEFNIRKPESTVPSKAVVIHKSKYRDDLVKDDYEDDAHVFRKAANDITSQLEINFGNLPRPGRGARGGTRGGRGRIRRAENYGPRAEVVTQDVAPNPDDPEDFPALA from the exons ATGAAGGGCGCTCTGGGCAGTCCTGTGGCCGCGGCCGCCGCAGGCGCCGCGATGCAGGAGAGTTTCGGCTGCGTCGTGGCCAACCGCTTCCACCAGCTGCTAGACGACGAGTCGGACCCGTTCGACATCCTGCGCGAGGCCGAGCGCCGACGCCAGCAGCAGCTGCAGCGCAAGAGGCGCGACGaagcggcgggggcggcggccggGGCCGGCAACCGCGGCGGCAGGAGCCCGGCTGGGGCCTCGGGCCACAGACCCGGCGCGGGCGGCGGCCGGAGGGAGTCTCAGAAGGAGCGCAAGAGCCTCCCGGCCCCCGGCGCGCAGCAGCCAGACAGCCCAGGGGGCGGCCCTCAGCCGCCCG GCCAGAAGCGAACTTCCAGAAGAGGCGAGCAGCAAGGATGGAGTGAGACCCGGGGGACAGAGGTGACGCTTGATAGAGCAGAGCGGAGATCCTACAGGGAATATCGACCCTATGAGACGGAGAGGCAGGCAGACTTTACACCTGAGAAGTTTACAGATGAAAA ACCAGTTGACAGGTTTGATCGAGACAGACCACTGAGAGGTCGTGGAGGCCCAAGAGGGGGCATGCGAAGCAGAGGCAGAGGTGGTCCTGGGAACAGAGCTTTTGACGGTTTTGACCAGAGAGGGAAACGAGAATTTGAGAGATACAGTGGGAATGATAAAAT agCAATCAGAACTGAAGACAACATGGGTGGATATGGAGTTCGCACCTGGGGATCAGGTAAAGATACCAG TGACATGGACCTGACTGCCCCCATGGAAGAGACCACAGTGGTGGAGGAGTCCCTGGGCCCCCTGGAGGCGGAATCTCCAGCCAA AGTTCCTGAGTTGGAGGTAGAAGAAGAAACTCAAGTTCAAGAGATGACCCTAGATGAGTGGAAAAATCTTCAAGAACAGACCAGACCAAAGCCTGAATTTAACATCCGGAAACCTGAGTCCACTGTCCCTTCCAAAGCAGTGGTGATACACAAGTCTAAATATAGAGATGAT TTGGTAAAGGATGACTACGAGGATGATGCCCACGTTTTCCGGAAAGCGGCCAATGACATCACATCCCAGCTGGAGATTAATTTTGGTAACCTGCCTCGTCCCGGGCGTGGAGCCAGAGGTGGCACCCGGGGAGGCCGGGGAAGGATCAGAAGGGCAGAAAACTATGGACCCAGAGCAGAAGTGGTG acaCAAGACGTTGCTCCAAACCCAGATGACCCTGAAGATTTTCCTGCTCTGGCTTGA